The genomic stretch tgtgatctccttttccccatctctactctgatttcccctcccttccctaaggttTCTCCATCACGCATCCAAATTGGTTTGGGCTATGTGTTGATGCAAAAGGGTAAAGTTATTGCATATATATCTCCACAGTTGAAGGACTACGAAAAGAGTTATCCCGCACATGATCTGGAATCGATAGCGGTAATTTTTGCATTAAAGATTTGGTGTCACTATTTGCATCGTGTAAAAAGTGAGATCTATAGTGATCACAAGAGTTTATAATACATTTTCACCCAAAAGGGGCTaaacatgaggcagagaagatgactaaagttgatgaaggactaAGATTGCACCATTTATTATCATCCTAAGAAGGCCAATATAGTGGTTGATGCTTTGAGTAGGAAATCCCAGACCTTATCAGTAGCAGCATTGACGGTGAATGTGTAGTTGATGAagaagctagaagaatggaCTTAGAATTATTGATGAATGAGGTGACTATAACTTTGGCTGCACTAGTGatacaaccttcttttatagAGAAAATTCAAGTTTCTTAACTATCAAATGAAAACTTGCAAAGGATAGTCAGTGatataagagaaagaaaaaaaaaggacatggacttcaagttgactaaaaatGGAGTCCTCAAATTTCAGGATAGGCTTTGTGTACTAAAGAtgagggttttaagaaaggctaAAACCAGAGAAGGCTTCTAAATTCGATATCACTAACATTCAATGCATTATAAGATTGTATCATTGATGTCTTAAGTTCTGGGAAATCAAAACATTAGACTTACCTTGTCGCAGGGATAGATAACCATGTTTCCCTAGTTCAACCAAAAATttcaacaaaaggaaagaagccatagatgagagagagagagagagagtactctTACCTAGATCACTGGCGGTTGTTCAAATTCCAAGTAATGAGCAGTTATGGAATCAGTAGAAGGGTAAAGCGAGAAGAGAATCTTAACCTATATGGATAACAGTTGAAATAAGTCTAGGGACCAATGCTTCTTTTTATGCCCTAAATATAAAGGACAGCCCCTGGTGGTGGAAGAGGTGTTGCGTTCTGCATCACATGACATATAGTTACAGTTTGTATATTTGTAATATAATATCAGAacaggtggagagagagagagagatgtaatgCAAGAACTATGATAATTTACTTGAAAAGTGATATTTTTTGCTATGAAATAAGGGGAATTCACAGCAAACGTTCCCGAATTGAAGGTGCCAAGAGGCTTCCCTGTTGGCCTGATTGTTTCATGTGTGTCTCCTCAATCCCCATTGGACGATGGTTGTATCTACTCCTACTCCTTCTATGGTCATGAAAGATTTCAATGATGGTATATTCACCTTCTCCCTGCAAATTTCATGTGGTGGAATCAAATCCACATCACTTCTTTTAATCCAAAGACAAATAGATGCCAAGAAGGCGAAGGATGCTAAAAAGTACAATTCATCTCACATTgtaacaaaaaacaaataaaaattaatatattatgaATCACAATCATCAATTAAACTTCATCGCATTGGAAGCGTATTGATTTTATCAGACTGGGTAACAAACAATGAAATCTGAATACAGAAAGCTCCCAAAAGCCTCAATGATAAGAACCCCAGTTGGCACAATAAGAGAATAGaaattaaatcaataaaatagtgAAGAATTGAAGACACTCATTTATAAACTCTTGCACCAACCTTGATCATAAAGAGGCTGGACTCTAGGGTCTAGATGAGAGAGACACGAGAgaatgtggagagagagaagcacaGAATTAAAGGTATAATGGAGAAAGATGCGCTTGGTTTAGTTTATTGATATTCCTCCCTTCTAATGGGGAGATGGGAGTGAGACGCAAGGAAGGAGATCCCAAATCAGGAGGACAGGCTGCTACAgagcgagaaagagagagggggtAGAAACGtagggtggagagagagagagagttgtatcTCGTCCGTAAGATCAGTTAATTTTCTTAGAGTGATTCGTGGAAATCTTCCCCTTGCCCCCACCACGCCCACCTCtccccccccctaaaaaaagaaagactaTGGACAACCTTCCCCCATCAAGGGATTCACCTATGGACTTCTACTTTAACAAACGTGACATCGTGAACtatctttctctttatttagaaactaataaaatttatatttttactaAAGTCTTAGGCCCTCAACTCTCTCTATAACAAAtaaaagttgatttttttttatagaaagaaATAACAATTCTCTATAAAAGTTGAAGAGTAATGGGACCAACattactcaaaaaataaaaatgaaggagACAAAAGGCAATATGGAAAAGATtatattaaataagaaaaagggtAAATAGTTCAAAAAAGATAAACCACGCGAAGCACAAGTATATGCTAATAGTATATGATATATGATAATAATGATACTCATAtcatttgaaaaagaaaagttagaagaaaaaaaaaaactttaaattcattttttaacCCTGTTTTGTAAACATATGTGATAATAGTATCTTAtcatttgaaaaaagaaaagttagaaggaaaaaaacccTTAAATTCATTCTTTAAGCGTGGTTTGTACTTGTTcgaggtaaatttttttttttttttgtggaattcgaggtaaAATTTTAACTGTTGAGATATGTTTAAGATATGTTTTGTCATATGGAATCAATAACCCGTAATCTTGTTGAGCACATAAGAATTCTGACTTTATGGCAGGCTAAAAATAAAGCCTACCAAGATGCTTCTCTATGCATTGCAATTGGAGCCGACATTGAACCACTTTTAGGATGGTGCTCTTTCTCTATCACATATGGGCATGGCACAAGTTATTATCTCTCCCAAAATTAAGGAGATTAAAACATTAaccctgatttttttaaaactaatggTCCCTTGCTCCCCATGTGACACCTTTAAATCCCCAATCCTGAAATGGTTTATAAAAGATTAGAGGTCAATGTCTTGGCCAGCTTTAACATTGTAGCCTTTGGGTACGTGTGGGTTGCTAGTATCGAGTCAGTGTTGAGACACCGCATTGTCTACACTctaaatttatcaaaaataaataaataaataataaataataaaaaaaaaaatgatttctatGGGAATTGTGGCCTCAATATCCAGACACATGGAAGGCCCATTCCTATAAAATGAGAAATAATTCCTTTAAAAATTATTCTTTATACGTTATCATTGGTCCTTATGCACACAGAGAAATCACTCTTCGCATAGAACACTTTCCTCAAAATAAATAAGACAAAATTTCAAATACTCCTAAAATACTAATCTCATCCACAAAAAAACATTACTAATCTCATGCCCCCATGTGTAGAGGCATCTGATAGGGACACTTCCAAACAAGGCCAGACGGAGGCTAGAGATCAACTTTCTGGAGCTTCTCAATCTTGAAGGAGAAGTGAAAGTGTGAAATACAACACGATTGAAAAGGGCTTCAGGGCTTGCTCCTTCTCTGTTCGGATTTCTGAGACCTTTTGCTGTTTTTGAATAAGAAAGTTACTACCCATCACAGCTGCAGATGCAACAACAGATGGGTATTAGCAGCGGAGGATGTGGTGGCGCCGGTGGCTTTGAACCCACTAGGCTCTCCCGGTTCCGGTCAGCTCCGGCGACTTGGTTCGACTCTCTGTTCCAAGATGACGAGCTTCTTTCACAGACCCAATGTCTCTCTCAAGCTCCTGTAAACAGTTCAACGACACCCAATTTCAGAAACTCTGAAAATTACAGTTCTGCCGAGGCTGACCCCAACTTCTTCCAGACTACCATGGTTGCGCCTGGTCACAGCTCCTTCAGACAGAACAGTTTACCGGCAGAATTTCTTTCTCAACTGAATTCACCTTCAGGTGTTGGCTGCGATGAATTCATGTCAAGCTTTATGGGTAGTCAGGACTTACCTCCGTTGCCTGATATTCCAACTAATAAGCGCGCCAGGGAAAGAAATTCTGAACAGGAGGCAGCTAATTTTGCTCAAGTGGTAACAATCTGAGCTGGATTTTGATGAATCTGTGGCTTATATTGCTTGATTCTGACGGGTTTTGTTGTGGATTGTAGAAAGGAGAACGGAGTGGCAACTTACAAAGTGGGATGTCTGGGTTCTTAGATATAGAGATGGAGAAGCTTTTTGGGGATTCTGTTCCTTGCAGAGTTAGAGCAAAGCGTGGCTGTGCGACCCATCCTCGCAGCATCGCAGAGAGAGTTATATTAGATTGATTAACCTTGCATTTCTAAGCTCCTGATCGTTGAAGTATTTCTGCTTCTTTATATGATAGTTTGTTCCTTGATTAGGTTCGGAGAACTCGAATCAGTGACAGGATAAGGAAGCTTCAGGAACTGGTTCCCAATATGGACAAGGTAAATTTGCTTTCCTCGTTGCATCTGATTAATACTTAGAACATGGGTTTAGAGAAATTTTCAAGTTCACTCAGTGTCTGATTTATAATCCATAGACAATAAACCTTGAATTAGAGGTTCTTTGTAATCACGGTGTTACTTTGCAGCAAACAAATACTGCTGACATGTTAGAGGAAGCGGTTGAGTATATCAAGCACCTACAGAAACAGATTCAGGTATCCCATTGCATAATTCTGCAAAGTGTTAAATGTGATTCATAATTAGATTAAAATTTGCATTGATACTATCAAAAAGCATATTTTGATCCattgaaaaccccaaatttggcaGGATCTCTCTGAGCATCAGAGGAAATGCAAATGCTCTGGTAGAGAAAAATCAGAAGAGGTATAGAGCAGTGCTTGTCTATCCTTTAGGCCAGATACCAGAGGTTATGATCTGGACTATGATTCCTAGATGACAATGGACTTCAGTCTCCCAAAAGTCCATCTTCATGTCATGGGACTTCCAATCATCTGTATGAAATTCTTCCCCAGTTATAGAAGTTTGTTGGTCCGAAGTTCATGATAACCGAAAAATGCTTATTATAGACTGCTAAGAACTTAATATTCTTAAACCTACAGTTTTAAAATTTCTGGATCTTTATGAATGTAAATATTTTCCATGTATCATCTCTGAATTAACTAACAAGATCATCTTCATTTCAAATATTTGTTTTCATCTTCTCTCTTGTTTATATGGGATTTCTTGTTCATAAAGAAAATAGTAATAACTTGAGCATAGCATGACTTGTCCACGAGTAATTGTTCTTAgtttgttgggtttttttttccccttctttgggTTTGTGTGTTGTTAAGCTTGTTTATAATTAATTTAGTTGTGCATAAAGTTAAGAGAATAGAGAAGCATGCATGCTGTAATGGCACAATCAAACTAATCTACTGACATTCTTGTCTCAATTCGaggcaacggtaaggttgctccattttGACCTGGTGGTCACCAGTTCGAATCAGGAAACAGTCTCTCCGCAAAGCAGagttaaggctgcatacataGCTGCCCCTTCCaagaccctgcagtggcgggAGTTTGTATTCCTTTTTACATTCTTTTTCTCGATttaacaaaaccaaaaactataaataaattattgaaGTGTGATGGACCCTTACAAGATATTCAAACAAAAGCAATTACATTCTGAGAAATTATATATGTCCAGGCTTTTGGAGTTCCTGCCATAATATTGTAGCATTTGGACGAAACTCATCAGGATACAgaatgtcccccccccccctcttttattttttcctcttgaTGTAATGACAAAGATTCATTCAAATGTGTAGAAGTGAAGAACAGTCTGAACAGGGCCAACATACCAACTTCCTTTCTAAGGATATAGGATCTAGGATCAAAATATACAATGTACTTCTTTCTGACAGTAGGTCCTGATATTGATACCATGAACTATCCAAAGAAGTACTTTTGAACTAAACACAACTAGATGTCACTTTCTCAGTTGGAAGGAAGCCTGATATAGGTAAATCTCAGACTAATGGAATGACAAATGCGCCACAAAGAAAACTACTAAGCCATGGCATTTCCAGGGTCTTGGGGACAGCTATACTGAGGTCAGCCATCTAATAGGAAGAACGAGTTGTCTCTCATTCTTCTGCAGGGTTTGATGCTGGAGGGATCAAGTATGGTTTATGGGGAAGACTCACCGGCTCTTGTTTTGCCAGGAAGTTCTTTAGTTATATTATATACTAGTATCGACTACAAAATGAATTCAGTAGTTTTCTTCTATACCAGTGGATCTAAAAATGGGGATTCATGGTGTTACAAATATGTTATGATGACTGTAAGAGGTAACAGTTCTGATGTGAGGGTATTAGAGGGAAGAAGGACCATCAGTGTTCTTTCAATGGATTTGTAAATTATTGATACTAATTTGATGGAAGAATGTAGTCCTTTTTGCCTTGTTTTATAAATTTgcaaattaatgaaattttatgTCCATAGAGTGCTCCGGGATTGGCCCTGATATCAAATCGTTTTAAGTTTGAATCTGCATCCAGAAGATGCATCTTTGAGGAGGGTTTCCTTCCCTATTGTATACCCAAGATCCTATCTAAGGCTAGTCGATGTGGAATTGAGGAAGGGGGGACTCTTTAAAGTCCATAACATTAGGGTTGTTTTGTGCTCTCTTTTATTCATTCATCAGCCAATTCTCCACAATAGCTGAACAAGGTCTACATGGAggccaatttttattttttatgttttatgttttatttttttatggaaaaaagaaacttttagtTTACAGCCATGTGGTTATGTTCCTTGACAAAAGTATCAATTTTTTGTTAGGCCTAAGACAAAAAATTAGCAACATccgaaaataaaaaagggggaaTGGTACTCCATGGTCACAATTTGGTACTATCATCTAGGAGAAGGTTCATAAGATCGGTATAAAGTTCCTTGAGTTACAACAGAAGCTTCCCATCTAGaaatattattatcattatcttttgattaaaaaaatggatctttggtatacttttggGTAAAGAGTTGAATGTGATCACCTCTTGTCCACTAGATTGTGTAGGGAGGCAATGGAGGATGGCATGGTGAATCCATTGGCGAATGTCAGTTTGGAATATGGGAACACTATTCGGACTAACATCCCCCACACTAAtgatatgaatttgaaattggaaccgtttaccaaaatcaaactgaatcgTTTACATTAAaatcgtttattaaatgattcgattttgattttaaaattgaaattgtgatttcatttttattttaaagcttATACCATGGTTTGTCAACCGATTAACATATTACATAGTAAGTTTAAATCATTCAATGTTAAGCTAACATACATTTAAGTTTACATCaaacaattattaaaaaaaaataataataataataataaccaattcaattcaatgttaacatttacatccatttcactaaaaaatttaaaattaattgtTTAGATAAAAACTGCttataaataattttaattttaatatataaaatcatttattaaattatttgattttgattttacccaaaaaaatcttGTATCGAACAGAATCGAACTGTCTACATcagaaccaaaccgattaatACCCATGCCCCACAGGCCCAGACACACCCACT from Macadamia integrifolia cultivar HAES 741 chromosome 11, SCU_Mint_v3, whole genome shotgun sequence encodes the following:
- the LOC122093345 gene encoding transcription factor bHLH80-like, yielding MQQQMGISSGGCGGAGGFEPTRLSRFRSAPATWFDSLFQDDELLSQTQCLSQAPVNSSTTPNFRNSENYSSAEADPNFFQTTMVAPGHSSFRQNSLPAEFLSQLNSPSGVGCDEFMSSFMGSQDLPPLPDIPTNKRARERNSEQEAANFAQVKGERSGNLQSGMSGFLDIEMEKLFGDSVPCRVRAKRGCATHPRSIAERVRRTRISDRIRKLQELVPNMDKQTNTADMLEEAVEYIKHLQKQIQDLSEHQRKCKCSGREKSEEV